A stretch of Halichondria panicea chromosome 1, odHalPani1.1, whole genome shotgun sequence DNA encodes these proteins:
- the LOC135338891 gene encoding uncharacterized protein LOC135338891 has product MDKGLTSFTFLFMAGSFIIAVKAQFIVQPVSVERAEGLEAVFSCQYQAEGLTVTYDWAINNTILGADTATVRVRRPSSLGGPSRLTILTTPQHNNSIVYCEAIIRNGSDRTFVISSTASLVVRETVLTPFIVVPNAITMMWNALPLTEYCVDINTTTLDFTEIVALDSLCGFTNEYIFMYSDNSVCARFTVTPTDGEMRGTTSELCTGLFTRTEGSGEQHRILETKRNKLVKFRATVPSCRNFTRYRVDSDLLTPSIDRSITTSLLFDGSLSFSLPTDKLTEYSVTLTDENEIDLVFENISISTFDVQDVLVSECPGGGGICVSIEYVEGTVSPGALVCVIRVVNEVLGELDFANMKLVTIPRNSSENFTIPVPSGEYRVIAFDLENNHLPNMPVSMVALSQDNMTVNSTGEDITSPPPSEGISVSNLTNGDVSVTCSDSALNCLVLFQSTILDRVIVGFINSSEVSTILSLNDTFGYVVVYSWNSSLSIFEGKVSLIMQLDLPTTAPTTPPTSDPQTGPPPPPDMESLPTSVIVGIIVPLVLIMILMMVIIIIVLGKKVKRGGKVFHSRYNHYQHNSEGGSVDVGASITSKVAFYDVARPEHMSLERNTADTDDTPPPGYDVVRKENLPSPEYETVPSAKAGKPTPTTSENPPPLPPTMLRGDSDAPDLPPAYNPAVDNKSVVVMSVENSISHGVENQSVDEEVDESLKIDLSVSDTEYDGTTEEAIGSTEVQPDVDRVDTVQCAESGAGNNVDHGGQEAMIAAQHQYTLVVPKPASSDAKVKDLCTVIYSVVDKEKLKPVIPTPVAKAQGQYIPVETRPASSDTEVMDSTKVVYVVVDKDKLKPLDPNDPPALPPRRPVTNTELHTEKTLALPPRQRPPPPPPTHETLMDLLHPVVKKWEDIAKALNIDEDRVDEIFTNNENEYLRLYELMEYYFTNVHCSHSWEEMVRVLTEIGEHGLAERIKADKIQGGEVLHPVSSVV; this is encoded by the exons CTCAGTTCATAGTACAGCCAGTGTCAGTGGAGAGAGCCGAGGGACTGGAGGCAGTGTTCAGTTGTCAGTATCAAGCTGAGGGATTGACTGTTACTTATGATTGGGCAATAAACAATACCATACTCGGAGCAgatacagccactgttagaGTACGTCGACCTTCATCTCTTGGTGGACCATCAAGACTGACAATCTTGACCACTCCACAGCACAACAACTCTATTGTGTATTGTGAGGCTATAATCAGAAATGGCTCTGATCGTACATTTGTGATTTCATCCACAGCATCTCTAGTTGTTCGTG AGACGGTCCTCACTCCGTTTATTGTTGTACCGAATGCCATCACCATGATGTGGAATGCTCTACCTCTCACTGAGTACTGTGTGGACATCAACACGACAACTCTGGACTTCACTGAAATAGTGGCCCTTGATTCTCTGTGTGGATTCACTAATGAGTACATCTTCATGTACTCTGATAACAGTGTGTGTGCCAGATTCACTGTGACTCCTACTGATGGAGAGATGAGGGGAACAACCAGTGAATTATGTACCGGGTTATTTACGAGAACAGAAG gTAGTGGAGAACAACATCGTATTCTTGAAACTAAAAGGAATAAATTAGTCAAATTTAGGGCAACT GTTCCAAGTTGTAGAAACTTCACTCGGTATCGTGTGGACTCTGACCTATTGACTCCCTCCATCGATCGTTCAATCACGACCTCTCTTCTGTTTGATGGCTCACTCAGTTTCTCCCTCCCCACTGACAAGTTGACAGAATACAGTGTCACACTGACTGATGAGAATGAAATAGATCTCGTGTTTGAGAACATTTCAATCA GTACTTTTGACGTTCAAGACGTCCTAGTGTCTGAATGtcctggtggtggtggtattTGTGTGAGCATTGAGTATGTTGAAGGTACTGTCTCTCCCGGAGCTCTCGTCTGTGTGATACGTGTCGTTAATGAAGTGCTTGGAGAGCTTGACTTTGCTAACATGAAACTGGTTACCATCCCTCGGAATTCAAGTGAAAATTTCACCATTCCTGTTCCTAGTGGAGAATACCGAGTGATTGCTTTTGATCTGGAGAACAACCATTTACCAAACATGCCCGTCTCTATGGTAGCACTCAGTCAAGACAATATGACAGTGAACTCGACTGGTGAAG ACATTACCAGTCCACCACCCAGTGAGGGAATTAGTGTATCCAATTTAACGAATGGAGATGTTAGTGTGACCTGTTCTGACTCTGCCCTGAATTGTCTAGTCTTGTTCCAATCCACCATCTTGGACAGAGTGATTGTCGGTTTCATTAACTCTTCTGAAGTCTCAACTATCCTCTCTTTAAATGACACCTTTGGCTATGTGGTGGTGTATTCTTGGAATAGTTCACTGTCCATCTTTGAAGGGAAGGTATCGCTCATTATGCAACTGGATCTACCCACCA CTGCTCCCACTACACCTCCAACGTCTGATCCACAAACAGGCCCACCTCCTCCTCCTGATATGGAGTCCCTGCCAACATCAGTTATCGTTG GCATTATTGTTCCCTTGGTTTTGATAATGATACTAATGATGGTGATCATTATTATTGTTCTGGGGAAGAAAGTCAAACGAGGCGGCAAGGTGTTTCATTCCAGGTACAATCATTACCAGCA TAACTCTGAAGGCGGCAGTGTG GATGTGGGTGCCTCAATAACATCTAAAGTAGCATTTTACGATGTCGCCCGCCCTGAGCACATGTCTCTGGAACGCAACACGGCTGACACTGACGATACACCTCCACCAGGTTATGATGTCGTGCGTAAAGAGAATTTGCCAAGTCCTGAATATGAAACTGTACCATCGGCTAAGGCAGGCAAGCCTACACCCACCACCAGTGAGAACCCTCCACCCCTTCCCCCTACCATGCTACGAGGAGACAGTGATGCACCTGATCTACCACCTGCCTACAATCCTGCCGTGGATAACAAGAGTGTTGTTGTTATGTCAGTGGAGAACTCTATCAGCCACGGTGTGGAAAATCAGTCAGTAGATGAGGAGGTTGATGAGTCATTGAAGATAGATCTATCAGTCAGCGACACAGAATATGATGGTACTACAGAAGAGGCCATTGGTAGTACTGAAGTTCAACCAGATGTTGACCGTGTAGACACAGTTCAATGTGCAGAGAGTGGAGCTGGTAACAATGTTGACCATGGTGGACAAGAGGCAATGATCGCTGCGCAG CACCAGTACACGCTGGTGGTTCCCAAGCCAGCCAGCAGTGATGCCAAGGTGAAGGACTTATGTACCGTCATTTATTCTGTGGTAGACAAGGAAAAACTCAAACCAGTCATCCCAACACCAG TTGCCAAAGCACAAGGGCAGTACATTCCGGTAGAGACCAGGCCAGCCAGCAGTGATACCGAGGTGATGGACTCGACCAAGGTCGTCTATGTCGTGGTGGACAAGGACAAACTGAAACCACTAGATCCGAACGACCCACCAG CTCTTCCACCACGACGCCCTGTCACTAATACTGAGCTGCACACAGAGAAGACACTAG CCCTTCCACCACGACAACGCCCCCCACCACCACCGCCCACCCACGAGACGCTCATGGATCTGTTACACCCCGTTGTTAAAAAGTGGGAGGATATCGCCAAAGCACTGAACATTGACGAGGACAGAGTGGATGAAATCTTCACTAATAATGAGAATGAATATCTCCGGCTATACGAACTAATGGAGTATTATTTTACAAACGTCCATTGCAGTCACTCTTGGGAGGAGATGGTGCGAGTGCTGACAGAGATAGGGGAGCATGGTTTGGCTGAGAGAATAAAAGCAGATAAAatacaag